A genomic window from Catenulispora sp. MAP5-51 includes:
- a CDS encoding PIG-L family deacetylase, with protein MHAKTRQVRKRTMATATTAIVLGCGAAMQGGASPAHATTPADSTSYVNIVAHEDDDVLFLNPDLAAPLRAGHPNVTIILTSGEANGSAFTTPPTSAADFAAQREDGSRAAYAKMMGLADNWTQQDVVRPTGADYEMDTLVGAPQVKLVFLNIKDGGDPNDPDNLTKLNSGTVSSISTFVPDNPIVTPTPQVYTKQSLISTLDDLLNQFQPTVVRTQQPSDIYNYAADNVDHIAAGSFTDQAVASYHGPGGDRHVILEHFRDYANNNMPDNLSLTQRNDKETIFQTYEAHDANAYHYDTDSPDPDYAAWPKRQYQRWPAGSSWTATDADGRIEAFAVEDGTVMRWYQTTPGGSWTGPEALAAPSGELAPQLSIARNSDGRLQVFAMQYDSVAHTSNVVTAAQTTAGSSFGGWTNLGNPNGTGDQTGLPAVGVNANGDLQVFAKNYYGGVSTLIQSTPGGSFGAWTDLGGGGGVQDGLSVASDSAGRLQLFAKRCDIPVTQDWGYQTVQCWLAHWSQSTANGTGAWDTTEWDKGKISDQPTIGTNQDGRLQVFFRQAGGSDVETVAQQADGTWNMTPVDFSGNGGSGSVAVAANTGTDGRIFVFERDNASGVSVTEQTAANGTVNNLWTAFGGPTEDLPAAAVDADGKVVLTALGTDGRLDIQTQQAAGSALSFSGWQPVGS; from the coding sequence ATGCACGCCAAAACACGACAAGTCCGCAAACGCACGATGGCGACCGCCACGACAGCCATAGTCCTGGGCTGCGGAGCCGCGATGCAGGGCGGAGCCTCGCCGGCTCACGCCACCACCCCCGCCGATTCCACCTCGTACGTCAACATCGTCGCGCACGAGGACGACGACGTGCTGTTCCTCAACCCCGATCTCGCCGCGCCGCTGCGAGCCGGCCACCCGAACGTGACGATCATCCTCACCTCCGGTGAAGCCAACGGCTCCGCATTCACCACCCCTCCCACCTCCGCGGCCGACTTCGCCGCACAGCGCGAAGACGGATCCCGCGCCGCCTACGCCAAGATGATGGGCCTGGCGGACAACTGGACCCAGCAGGACGTCGTCCGACCGACCGGCGCCGACTACGAGATGGACACCCTCGTGGGCGCGCCCCAAGTCAAGCTGGTCTTCCTGAACATCAAGGACGGCGGCGACCCCAACGACCCCGACAACCTCACCAAGCTCAACAGCGGCACTGTTTCTTCGATCTCGACGTTCGTCCCCGACAACCCGATCGTCACCCCGACCCCGCAGGTCTACACAAAGCAGAGCCTGATCAGCACACTCGACGACCTGCTCAACCAGTTCCAACCGACCGTGGTGCGGACGCAACAGCCCAGCGACATATACAACTACGCCGCCGACAACGTCGACCACATCGCCGCCGGCAGCTTCACCGACCAGGCCGTGGCCTCCTACCACGGACCCGGCGGCGACCGGCACGTGATCCTTGAACACTTCCGCGACTACGCGAACAACAACATGCCGGACAACCTGTCGCTGACCCAGCGCAACGACAAAGAGACGATCTTCCAGACCTACGAGGCCCACGACGCCAACGCCTACCACTACGACACAGACAGCCCCGACCCGGACTACGCGGCCTGGCCGAAGCGCCAGTACCAGCGCTGGCCGGCCGGCAGCTCCTGGACCGCCACCGACGCCGACGGCCGCATCGAAGCCTTTGCCGTCGAGGACGGCACCGTCATGCGGTGGTACCAGACCACGCCCGGCGGGTCCTGGACCGGGCCCGAGGCCCTAGCCGCACCCAGCGGAGAGCTGGCGCCACAGCTGAGCATCGCTCGCAACAGCGACGGCAGACTGCAGGTCTTCGCCATGCAGTACGACTCCGTCGCGCACACCAGCAACGTGGTCACCGCCGCGCAGACGACCGCGGGATCCTCATTCGGCGGCTGGACCAACCTCGGCAACCCGAACGGGACCGGAGACCAGACAGGACTGCCCGCCGTCGGCGTCAACGCCAACGGCGACCTCCAGGTATTCGCCAAGAACTACTACGGCGGCGTCAGCACGCTCATCCAGTCCACTCCCGGCGGCTCCTTCGGGGCCTGGACCGACCTCGGCGGCGGTGGCGGCGTCCAAGACGGCCTGTCAGTGGCATCCGACAGCGCGGGGCGACTCCAGTTGTTCGCCAAGCGCTGCGACATCCCCGTCACCCAGGACTGGGGCTACCAAACCGTCCAGTGCTGGCTCGCCCACTGGAGCCAGAGCACAGCCAACGGCACCGGAGCCTGGGACACCACCGAGTGGGACAAGGGAAAAATCAGCGACCAGCCGACCATCGGCACCAACCAGGACGGACGACTGCAGGTCTTCTTCCGCCAGGCCGGCGGCAGCGACGTCGAGACCGTCGCCCAGCAGGCTGACGGCACCTGGAACATGACCCCCGTCGACTTCTCCGGCAACGGTGGTTCCGGCAGCGTCGCCGTGGCCGCCAACACCGGCACCGACGGACGGATCTTCGTCTTCGAGCGCGACAACGCCAGCGGTGTCAGCGTCACGGAACAGACCGCCGCAAACGGCACGGTCAACAACCTATGGACGGCGTTCGGCGGCCCCACTGAGGACCTGCCGGCTGCGGCCGTCGATGCCGACGGCAAGGTCGTACTGACCGCTCTCGGTACAGACGGCCGGCTCGACATCCAAACCCAGCAGGCGGCTGGTTCGGCCCTCAGCTTCAGCGGTTGGCAGCCGGTCGGATCCTGA